GCCAATTccaaaagctaaaaaaagttacttatatttaagaagtagaaatttctcaaCATCAATATTTGTCTCATTTTAGCCTCTTTCATTTTTAGTGCATCTCTCCCAATCATGTCTCCATCGTCGCCGCCCATTGCCACAACCACCGTCAGTAGCCATCACCCGTTGCtaaccacctccgaccaccaccgGCCCCCTTGACCATCGCCACCTGATGCCCAACAACCGTCATTGCCCCTCGTTGCCAGGTGCTGACGACCACCGCCTACCGCCACCGTCGAGTGACCTTCTCcagccgtccaaataaaaaataaataataatatattttctaataataaaaattattttaaaaaaattttaaaaaatttaaattgaagtagaaatttttcaaccgtcgacaataaattttttatagaatattttgtgttaataatatcctagaagtagaaattttcaaccgttaccaaataaatttctgttctagaagtagaaattattGTCCCGTTATCAAACTATTTTCTATAATCGGATACTAACTTCTAGAGCATAAGTAGATTAACTTATACTCAGAAGAAGAagtacaaaaatcaacttttgatcggTAGTTGATGTTTGAAGAATAAGTATTGCCATGCGTgcccataaggagagagagggttcATATATAGAGTAAGCCTTCTTTGAAATTCCAAATCTATCAAGCATCAGTAGATTTGATGGGGAAAGACACTCAATTTATTGCGGAAAAtagatatgagagagagagagagagagagagagagagagagtttttcaaGGTACCACATAGGGTTTTGTTTACTTACTATCTATGTTTAGCTTTCTAAGAGCCTTTCAAAACTTACTTTTGTTATCGttccttacctttttttttttggtaaggtaagtagtATTATCGTTCCTTACCTTTTCTTATTGCATATATGCATAATTTAATGTGCATCAAAGAAATTGCTTCTATTCATCTATTGTTACTAGAAAGGGGGCACATGTTGCttgtgtgcaaaaaaaaaaaaaaacttgtaaggTTTTGCAAAATCATATTATTctgaaatatttgaattattattgatgGAACGCAATATTgacaaaataagaagaaattTTACACACATATATGGTAAGAAAAGATACttcaaaaaaatgtgattttctaaGAGAGATTTGAGAAATGTCtattcgattaaaaaaaacgCCAATTGCGATACAGATAATCGAATTCGCCGTGTTCCAAAAGACACGAAAAAATTTCTTGAGCAGCCAATTGAGCCTTCAAAAGAGCTTCTCGGattaaaaatgatcaatttgccTTCCGTTATAACGGCTTCGAATTTCAATTCTTCTCAACTTTTAACACCTTATTATACTAACATGTTACTCTATCCGTCTTATGAATGTTCCCACTTATGTGATTTCATGAGAGCTATCAAACATGCCCGCCGCGACGTGCTCTAAACGAGAAAGATAATGAGTCAACGAAAACTTCCGAAGCCGGGCAAGTCagctccaaaaataaaaaaaaaatcgaacaagAAGCAATTCGAGGTCGAGGATTGATGTATTTCTCGAATATCTAGTCAAATAATATTTGGGACCactcaaaaaatggaaaaaaattcaagatgatgAGATTATAGCCAACTAATCTTTTTCCATTAGGActaatcatttaattaatttgcgaTGCCAATATGTTTTATTAAAGTCCTcccataaaaagagaaaaagaatatatttatacacacacccccaagcagtttttttttagggggtcGACACCATGAAGCAGTTGACCAACTCATATAATCGGAGACAACTGGGGCCCACATCTTGCCCGAGAGGCTGGGATGGGCTGGGTGGCTGGGGCTGAGTGGGCGTGGTCCGACCGCTTACCAAATCAAGGGAAATAAGCATTCTAGACGTCGATGGATTTCATCTTCTAATTGCGAAGAACAGAAGCATCACAATAGATTAGCATATTCCCTTTTAATGTATACTACTTGTTTCCGGACCCATGCACTACGTGTCTTGATGTCTAGTTTATGATATAACAATGGACTCACTCAATTAGGTGaacttattttaattattagtGAGGATAAGTTATTTAGTAGtactagaaaagagaaaagaaattcattgtgagaaaattgtggaaaaaaaaattaaatgtatcaaacaaaatgaataaatgttCGAATGATTTAGTCTATGAAAGAACAATGGGATTAGAAAGCTATTCGGTAAGAAAGATTTAGGTGTAAATCGTAAATATTGAAATTTACTTAATCACCTTGCTCATTACTGTGATCATATTtgaacaatgatttttttttttagcaaaattttcaatcgaacCCCACCAATCTAAAAACCGGCCGTAAGGAAAATTTAAATGGAAACGAAATTGATACTACTTTTTAGTCGGTTCAATTTAATTTATCCACTTTTTTTTGTCGGAGATTTATCCAGTTGCGAATTATTATGAATACCTCTGGTTCTTCAATATGACGGACGAATTCAATCTATTTCGTCCCAATTAAGAAAATTCATGGCCTTAAAATCCCAACGGGACAAATAAGATGTTGAATACGGTCTAAACTAGTTATTCGGGGTCCGCAAGGACTGCTCGGGAGCTTGGCCAAGACCCAGCGGCAAGCAGTTGGCCAGCAGGGCCCGGGACGACCGATCCTCTCCGCGTAGCTCGACCACGACGCCTCCGAAAGTGTCAACAACCTTAACTAGTAGAATCGTAGAGTAGCCATCTAAATGGAGACGACTCATGACGTGCATCCCAGCCTCGCATTTGGCATGGTGGTGAGGCGAGGAAAGAGTCCTCTCCGGCTGTTTACATTACATGTCATCCAGTTTAACAATGGAAGAACGTCTCTATCCTGAGCTGGCGAACCTCATGAATTGTATTAACAGTGATTCTTAAACCTAGCCGCTTTCTCTCCTCACCCTCCTCTCTCTGGTtcgctctcttttttctttttcttttttctttcctctccaaGCTTCCTTGAATGAGAAAACACTTGTGGGAGGCTCCACCTTCTTAACTTGAGTTGAGATTATTTCTTTTGATCTAATCTGGGAATGTTTTACAATTTgcatctaatttttttctttgctcgtTGTTGATGCTCTTCTTCGCTTGTTGGGTGTATTTCCCACTTTCGTCGTTAAAAATCAAGCTGCTACTTTAAATCGTCCGGATCAAGAAGTTTgataaaatcaaggaggaaTACAGTGAGTTCCTACTGCCTTGGAAGTATTTATAAAACTTCTCTGAGTTTCGGAAGGTCTCATTTCCCCATCTAAACCTAAATCTTGGAGCTCCTCTCCCTATCTAGATCTAGATCAGAAAGTTCATTAGAGGCGCTATGTGCTCATCATACCCCTCCCAATCTAAATCTAGATCTTAGAGCTTCTTCAACCTATTTTTAGCGTCTCTGTACATAGTGTTGACGAATCTACTAGAGAAAGGATTGCGATATGTGCTCACTGATGACAATGCGAGATTCGGTGATTGGCCGAGATTCATTCTGTTTTGATGTTGAGAGAGTTTCGTTCTTATAGATGACAGTATGCACTCCCATTTAGTAGAAGTGTCACTTGGAGTAATCTCAAGTCCCTGTTCATATGCGGCACAGGGATCACGGACAAGGTGATGCAGGAAATCTTGAAGGGTAGCCCTGTTCTCGAGTACCTTAGGTTGGAGGAATGCCGTGGTTTGAAGCAAAACGTCAAGCTTTGTTCCAGACATTTGAGGGAAATTGTGGTCGATCGCTGCTTTTGGTATGTTCTTGATGAGGGCTTCCCACTGGAGATTTCGAGTCCTCTTTTGCTGTTGCCGCGTTTGAGAAGGGTTGTTCGGTATGATGAGGCAGCTGGTGATTGAAGCCTCGTCCTTGACTGAAGTTGAGTTGGAAGTTCTCTACGAAAAGGCGAACTAACTGTTCTGTTCAGAATTGGTTAAGAGTTTTACAGAGGGTATTGCAGCCTGGTTGAGGGACTACTTCAGAAGCTGCATAACGTGACTAAGCTTTTGATTGGCAATTGGTGCATTCGGGTGAGCAAATTGTTTAATTCAACCAATTTGTGTTCATACTTATGGATAGTTGATGGTCCCTCTTCTTGGAGTTGAGGAAGTTCATACTAAATTTTATCACACTGGAATCTGGCTCACATGCTTTGCTACTCTGCATGATGTCTAGTGCTGCAAATGTGCATTGTGCCTTCAGAATGACTACCAAAAGACCAAGGAGAAAAACAGCTGGCGTTGGGTTAGTCTATATCTTCTCAATAGTGAATAATCTTGATTCCAGAATATAAACTCTGTTATTTCAACACTTGAAAGCTTTGGcatcactcaatctgtcattcAGGTGGGAAACGAAATAGTTCTCAAACATAAACttcactggttttttttttttttttgtaactgtATTTGAAAAGAAGAGTGAATTATGTTTATTCTTACATGTTGCCTCTTCATTGTTGGATGTGCTTAGGTTATATCACTTGCCGCAGAGGTTGAAGGTGTGCCGTTTTCTTTGCCTAATTGCAAGTCTCCATGCGACGCAGGTCTTGGTGTCCTGTCGTGGAGTCTGGTGGCCCTTCTGAAAGCCAATGATGATCTGATTGAACTGATCACTTCACCAGAAACAGGCCTACTTCATCTGTTAATGAGGGCTTCATAAAGATTTGAACTTGTTCACTAGCTGTAGCTCGTTTATTGGTGCTTCCCACTGTTCGCTCGTGCATCCGACTGTAAGCATTTTGCTGAAAAAACACCCAAAATCTTTATTTTCCCAAGTCTCTCCCGCCATAGTATTTTACCTCGCCGTCATGTCCTCAAGCAGTCGTCCGTCGTCCATTGTCGTCAGTCGGGTCCTCACCGAGTCTTGGGTCTTTGTCCCTCTTTGTCCTGTGGAGCTATGCTGATGCGACGAGTGGCATCACCGGCCGGTCACCCCAAATCTGGGTAGCCAAAGGCATCCACAAAAATAGATTTGACGTGTAGAACTCATCCAAAAAGATAGAAATAGAGTTGTGTGCTCGGGTGTTGCTGAGGCGGGTCAATGGAAAATGGGCAAAGGTCTTGCAGagtaattatcaaaaaaaaaaaatcttaaatctatatcaattatgctaattcagtcataagtttttttaatttggccgacttagtcctaatatttttaagatttgctaatttaatctcaAACATGTTAATGATCAATGTAGTCCGTTCGATTAATTTGGTTAGGAATCATTGATATGGCAAATCAATCAGCGCCattcgtcctatgtggcacaatcGAGGCAAACTTTGCAtagtttcttatttttattattttaactgatttttattcttgattttcttttctttcttttttctaggcGAGGGCTACAGAGCCTCATCGGCTTAGGCAAGGTTGGCAACCCTCACCGCATCCAACGAGGGCTCACAACGCACTTGCCGTGGCCGATGAGGGTGTCGTGAGCCCTCGCCCAAGACCTCGTGGAACAcggtgagggccgcgaccctccaCCCACccaagggccgatgaccctAGTGGAGGGTCGTCGCCCTTGCTCGTTGGCCGATCGACTTGCTGGCTCggtgaaaaaaaagtaaaacataaagaaatctATAAATAATTAATTGCCTTATGACATCTtcgcaagaaaagaaaaagctaatTATTTGCCTTTTTTAACTTGAAGGAATCAAAAGGAAATCCATTACCATTTTGCGATGTGAACTTTGAATCAATATATAAATAAGGCGGTAAAATATGGCAGATGTTgctacaccttttttttttttttggttacttCAAATACGTCGCACCGTCTTTACTTTTGCCGGTTGTGGCGGATTACTCCAAGGGACAACCGGGTAATCGAACACGTAAATTCAATAACCAGAGGGTTTTATAGAAACCCGAAGAGGACATCTCCCGGGGTGGCTCCGGTGGCCATTGAGAGGGCGGCGGCACCAGGACTAATTATCATGTCAGTAGCTATCTCAGCCAAATTATGTTAATGACATGTGGACTCCGTTGTGCAAATTGAAATCCCACCGTACTAAGTGCACAAGAGTAAAGATCAAAACCACAATTGTTACTTCAAAACGAAGATTAGGCGTACCAACAAAACAGCCATTGGATGAAATACTAGACCATCCGAATCAAACGTACTTCAGGCAACATCTAGTTCAATGATACCCGAAAGGTGGAAAAGCTGGTCACATTATGCTATAGTATCTCATCACTACTACCACTATTTTAATTCTTCATCCTCACTTTAAATCACTATGCATAATTTCACTTGGGAGATTAGATTTTCACTTAAATCTTTAGAAATAACTGGAAGCCGATAGCTACCCTAATTCACAACTTTTAGATTTTTACCAGTAAACAAGTCATGGTGACGGTTTATGCTAAATTCTACGGACACGACATGTCACTAATAGTTCTATTAATATTTATGATCAACACAAAAGGCAAGGTGGTGTGAACGAACGGATGAAATTAGAAGGGGCACCCAAGTATCCAAATTCACAAGAGAAAATGCAAGTTCTGCTATAGAATTATCAGAACACAGAAATCCGTTGAACTTACTCATCTTGATCGAAACTCCGGGGAGAGATTACTGAGAAAAATGAACTTAAAATGAGGTTAGACACGGATTGCTTCCTTATAACCGAACAAACTGGGTAATTTCTTAGATGAAATACTTAACCATCTGAATTTCTTTTCGCTTGTAGCCACACTTCTCATAGAATGCTTTATTCTCATTGCTGCAGTCAAGAATCACCTTATAGCAACCCACAAACTGGGCATGATCggtgagaaaagaaagaaccttcTTCCCTAATTGCATCCCCCTGGAATCACAACCAACGACCACGTCTTCAATATGGCTAACCTTGCGGCAGTTCCTTATAAACTTCTTCTCGATGAACACACTTCCAGTAGTGACTATCTTTCCACGACTAGTATCCTCTATCACACAAATCACATGGTCATCGCCTAGAGAGCTGAGCTCTTGAAACCGCTTTTGGAAATCCTCATCGGAGATAGCATCGCAAACTGTCAGTTGCTGCAGTAGCTCTACAAACCCTTTGCTTTTGTCGGAGATCTCTAGTTTCCAAACTTGAAGATTACATGTTTCATTTAGTGGGACCCCAGTCTGCATTTCCTGAGATGTGGCTTCTGTTTACACCAACTTCATTCACATCGACAAGGAGAGAATTAGAGTTCATAGagtcaaagaaaagaacatggaaCGCATTTAGAAGCTCCAACATGTTATTAAAGGTAAATCACACGTAAGACACATagcatttctctatctaagCAAGCTACCTTGCACAGGCTTGTAGTGGCCAAATCTGTTGAGCTCTAAAtcataaagcaaaagataaatgcaaTTCACTTTTCGGCCTTCTTCTATCAAGCTAATATTAATGCAAATGCGATATCGGTTACTTTCTGGTGAGTCTATTCACAAATGATAAaaacaagaggaggaggaagaggagaagaggagaaaaactTACTAATGAGGCTAAATTAGTATTTACGTACACAATACAAAGAGGACAAAGAAGCAGTTCTATGGAGTCCTCTGTTTACAGAGTGACAGTCTCGCTTTAAATTACAAACTTAGAAAGCAGAATCGAAGAACCTATCTACAGCCTGGCAACAATTACggctgaaaaagagagaacgatgaacaagtttccttggttttgtcatttatcaaaacagctcattaaagcttcaaataaaattccaactaaGAAAATTCCATTAGTTGCTTTCTTTGGTGCACAATAGGTATCTGTAATGATGTTTGGTGTTAATACACGAAACCATTCTCAATTGATACATTGGAAAACAACATCTGCAGTGCTTTTTAGTCAAAAACTCACAAACAAATGGAGTAGTTCTTTCTCAAAgcataaaatatctcaaaagatttttcttactAGGACTTAGTTCATGTCTAGGATATGGCAGATAATCCTATGAAATATACACTCTAGATAAGCCATAGAACACTATCTTGACACGGGCTGCATATTTTGGACACAATGCCGATGATGACCACACAACAATAGGAGCAGCTTTTGCCAACACTCATTAAGTTATTTGCTGGCAGTCGTAAATGCCAATAGAATTCTTAcaggcaaaagggaaaaaagaagttcAGAGCGATGTTGAGAAAACATTTACTGCTAATTGTCGCAAATGCTGCTAAAGACATCCAAAAATGCCAGCAAAAGTTTCTCTCTTTAGAAGCATTTGAGAGTGGCATTTGCAAATGCCACGATCTGTATTTCTTGTAGCAAAAATTGTAAGTGCCAGAGAAAAAGTCACCACAAATAGTCCCCGAAAACATTGCTTCACTGCAAATTAACTCCGCTTAAAACTATGAGGTTGAGACAGAGAGCCAGATTACGAAGTTTGCAACAACTCATTAAAGACGCACCCAACTCCTAAACAGCCTAAACAGTATCAAAAGATTCAACCCAAAAAGCAGAAGAAATGGATGGATTACAAAAGCTTCATATTAACTAATGCATCAATGCCAGATGCCATAGCAATCTCGGAGAGAGTACACGAGACTGTCCTGCGCTTTTTCTAGAGTGTGATTGAGCCTAGCCATCGCGTACTTCTAATCTACGCTAGCGGAGAAGTCCAGGGGCATAAAGCTTATCAAAATCAGTGGAAATTCCCAGAATCGAACGACACCCAACACTGTCTTGCGCTTTCAATTCAGGAGGAGCAAAAAAGATTACGCATTGACAACGCTCGTAATAATCACAATCACAAACCAGAAGAACGAGAGAGTACCCTTGGGCTCAATTTAATTGCTGCTCCCTGCTCTGCCGATTCGAACTCTGCAAGTGATTGATGAAATGCAAGCGAGGGACGAAGGAAGCAAAAGAGTCTGAGACTTGCTGTGCCTTCTGCGCGACTGGCGGTTGGTAACCTATTTACCCCCAAAGTTACCGAGAGGGGCAAAAAGGAATTTCAGTTTAGGTCGCACTCCGCGAGGCGACGGTGGTGGAGAGGAGGGTGGTGAAGGCGGAAAGTTCCACGAAGGTGGAGAGGAGATGTCTGGTGTTCAGTCGGCGCAATCCCCTCCCGTGAAGTGAGTCCTCCCTTATCTCCGGAGCGTCACCTTTCCCGCACTTCCTTTTGATTCGTGCGAAGACCGGGCTGAAATTGGATCAGGTAACCCTCTATACGTCTCGTTACTTGCGTAGTTGCCTCTCTGTCCGTGGCTGATGTGATGTTCTTATGTCGATATCCAACAATTCTTGGCCGTTGTGATGATATATTACCGAAAGTTGTCCGCACGACTGTCGGTGGAATTTGCGGGGCGTTCATCCGGACGCACTTGTGAAGCTTCTTCCTCTCCATTGACATCTCCTGATGACATACACCTGACCGACAGGTGCATTCAGGTATTTTTATCTCAATATTGTACTGATGGGCTTCAAGAGGGGGAGTATGTAAAGCTTAGATGTAGTTGACACCGATTGAGGGCCTGTTTTCATTGGCTTCAGATTAGATCCCTATGCTTTCCGGTTCGTAGTTCCAACTGGGTGCGGAGGTAAATGGATTTCTCggtaaaaatttaaagaattcACCAACTCTGTGTTGTAGCAATAGGATAGTCCTCATATCAAATCAGCACCTGAAGCTCTTCATAGTATTCATATCGGGAAAAGCGATGGTATCCCTGAATTATAGTATTCCTTTTACTCCCTCCATGTTAGATCTCATATCATCTCTCTCATGGGATTTGCTTGAAGAGAGTTGGTGAAGTTTAGtagctgtttttctttttgaagattttcggACATCGGAAAGTGAAGCAAGGCAAAAGTTAACTTTaaaagttaattttgaaaagcagAGCCACTTGATTATGTTTTATAACAGGTGGAGTGATTTGATGAACTTGCCAttttagaaagggaaaaatttagGAAAGCTTCATAGAATGAAAGACTTGAGGAAAAGTTATACGGGATTACGGCAGATGGCTTATGTGATGCAATTTGGTTTCCTGATCCAATGACTGAAGACCGGCCTACACTTTTTAGAATCTAATTGTAGATGTCATGCTAGTAATACTTGCTATCTTTGTTCTCTTAGCTTTTGTTTGGTGAGCTGCTGTAAGTTATCGAGAAAAGATCTTCGATACTTTCTTGGGCATAATTTATGTGAGGAAAAGAttgaaatttaccctaaaaGCAGTCCAATCTTGGAAGAACTGAAAATCATTGCTGTCTACACAGTTTGGTCCAGATTTTCAGATGCGCCGACTTATTTTTGTAGTGCTGATGACTGTTTACTGCAAGTGAGCTTGCTGGATTTCAGGTTGGAGTCACCATGGAAATCTCCCGATTAGATGCTTGGTATTCAAAAAAAGATGGTTCTTTGGAAAGCCTAGCATCATACATTTTCCGGGCCTGTGTCGTAGGTGTTGTCTACCAGAAGTCATTCTGCGATGCATTTGCATGCAGGTGGTGTTTTCTCCCAAAGAAGAAATCcccccctctcttttctttttgacattttcagCATACATACCAAAATGGATGCACGCAGCATCTCATCTGTCTTTCAATTTATTGAACCGTTCTCTATGCGACGCAGGTCTTGGTATCTGTAGTGGAGTCCAGTGGCCCTCCTGAAAGCGCATGATGATCTGATTGAATTAATCACTTCACATGAAGCAGGCCTACTTCATCTGTTTAGTCAGCAACAATTGCAGGTAATTTCGATACTAGTACTTGATACAATATATTGGGTCTTCCTGTATCATGGGATGCCAGGGATAGTTGGCCTGACCCATCATTGCTAGAGAACTTCTCTCCTGCAAGTCTCTCCTGCAAGTCCTGACTGTGTTGCGCGTAAATTTTATTGGCATAACAATGATTCACTCTAGTCCACTGGGTCCTAGTTGGTTTAAATTGTCTTTGATACTTTAAATTCTGCACCCTGTGAACAAAGGACATCTCGATCGTACGCCTTTATCGTGTCTAAAATGGATCGTGTTTTACTCTTCCATACTCTTCTTACAAAGAGTAGTGTCCGACTTTTATGCATTTCGCCAACTCTTGTGGGATTATTCTAGTTACTTAAAGTTGCTGATGGTGTCGTTGGGTTTTTTTCCAGGAATTTTTGTTCTTAGAGAGGGAATACTCCATATGCTGCATGGAGCAACAAGAAGTTTATGAGTAGGCCTATTGTAAATTTAACCTAATTGGCTTCATAACATGACACCTGACTTGGTTTTTAACTTCGTAAAGCATGAGGTGAGAAGCCACAGAAAGAGAAAATCCAGGTTGTTTTGGAAGTCTAGTAACTAgtccccccgcccccccccctcctcctcctcctcctcctcctcctcctcctctctctctctctctacaaccaAGAATTGTGAAATCGAGCATTTCATTGTTCTTTATGTGAATTATCCTTTGGGACTGAGGCTTTGTTTATAGAAGAGGGCTTCATAAATATTTGAACTTGGGCAACAATTAGTAGCCGTTCACTTGGTGTAGCCCGCTTATTGATGCTTCCCACTGTACGCTTGTGCATACCGACCAGAATCATTTTGCGAAAAACGCCTGAATCTTTAATCTTCCCCATTCTCTCCCGCCACAGTATTGTTTCATGACATGATAGGCTTCCTCGAAGCTCCACTACGAACTGCCATTGACGATGCCTCGCATCAACGAGCTATCGCCCATTGCCATTTTACCTCGCCCTCGTGTCTTTGAGCAATTACCCGGCGTCCATTGTTGTTTATCGGGTCCTTGTTGTGCCTCGTGTCTCTGTCCTCTAGAGCTGTGCTGATGTGGCCATTACAGTGCTACCAACAGCATCACCGGTCGCTCGCACCAAATTTGCGTTGCCCAAGGCAAGCAGCACCGGATATGGGCTCGCCGACATTGGAATTGACGTCTAGAACTCATCCAAAAAGATAGATACGGAGAGAGTTGGGGGTTGGGGTTGTGATCAATGGCTCAAGGTGTCTATTGGGGTTTCGAGATTGTTCAATGGCAAGCGGCAAAGACacttcattttaaatttattacacttataccaattcagtactaaatatAAAGGGCGACGTTTCTCGGTTCTGTCTAATCCTATACAGGAAACAAGAGGTCTAATGGAACCTATAGAGTTGAAAGGGGGCTTTTTTGAacatatggttaaaaaaattaccaatttatgtgacttttaaaaaaaaaaattacccttttAGGGCATGTGCGCTTCTAATGGGGCTGTGCGCCTCCCAAAGACGCGCACAGccccattttgttttttttactttcttttttatttttgcagtcgcatattttatttttttacatttttttatttttatatttataataatatttatttataataaaatttatatttatacaactttataaatataatgtttttttctttttaaaccttctttttataacgtaattattaataaataatttaatgttTCGGTTCGGTAAGCGGTTCGGTTTGAATTTT
This sequence is a window from Rhodamnia argentea isolate NSW1041297 chromosome 3, ASM2092103v1, whole genome shotgun sequence. Protein-coding genes within it:
- the LOC125314375 gene encoding glucosamine 6-phosphate N-acetyltransferase-like codes for the protein MQTGVPLNETCNLQVWKLEISDKSKGFVELLQQLTVCDAISDEDFQKRFQELSSLGDDHVICVIEDTSRGKIVTTGSVFIEKKFIRNCRKVSHIEDVVVGCDSRGMQLGKKVLSFLTDHAQFVGCYKVILDCSNENKAFYEKCGYKRKEIQMVKYFI